Below is a genomic region from Candidatus Latescibacterota bacterium.
GTTGTTCGTAGGCCTCGAGCCCTCGGAAGGGGGATCATCGGTCTCTCGACTCTCGGCTCGAGCGAACTGATCAATTCTATGTCTCGCCGTATCAGATTGAGCCGCACACTGCAATCGCTACACTCGGAAAGATGCTCATGCAGAACTGACTCTTCCCCTTCTTCAAGAAGTTTAAGCGCCATCTTCATCAACAGATCGTCATCGATGTGACTCATTTCAAATCTCCTTTTTCACGTAGCAGAATGCGGCATTTCTTTAAAGCGTTGAATATCCTTGATTTCACGGTGCCAAGCGGAAGGCCTGAAATCCCGGCAATCTCTTTATAGCTATGCTCACCATAAAATCTCAGGATGAGAATATCCCGGTGGCTTTTTTCCAGCGACTGGATGACATCGGATATAATGCGTTCTTTCTCTTCTGCGAGTGCAATATCGAGCGGTGTCCAATTACAAGATGGCATGTCAACAGCGCCAAACGGCTGGAGTTTTTTCACCCTGCGCTTTTCCTTTATTGCCTGATGATAAGCGACTGTAGAAAGGTAGCCCTGGAAACTCCCATGGTTATGTCTCGGCCCTTTGCGATACAGATCCAGGAAGGTCTGCTGAATAATATCCTGCGCCGCTGCCGGCGATCCCGTTATCAGTACCACCATCTTCAGGAGACGGGGCGAGTGACGATCAACAAGAGAACGCCAGGCTGTTTCATCGCCATGTCTGGCGAGATCCAGCTGACTCCAGTCCAGATTCATTCAAAATAGCCTTTCTTGCGGCACCAGGAATCTATTTCCGGGATGTCCGAGAAACGACACCACATCAGATTCATGAAATCATAATGCTGTTGTGGCGTGATATCGGCAATGTGATCGCAATACCAGTGGAACAGGTCCAGCCTATACTTCGGAGCGTGGACTTCCAGGGATTCAATCATCTGAGAGAGCGAAGCCGCATAGTTGTATGCCATCCACTTGTCGCTGTGACCTTCGGTGGCGTATTTAATCCCCCAACCATCCAGGCCGACAGTGCGGTATTCATCTATCCAGATTTTGGCGATCTGGTTGATTTCATCT
It encodes:
- a CDS encoding RNA polymerase sigma factor, producing MNLDWSQLDLARHGDETAWRSLVDRHSPRLLKMVVLITGSPAAAQDIIQQTFLDLYRKGPRHNHGSFQGYLSTVAYHQAIKEKRRVKKLQPFGAVDMPSCNWTPLDIALAEEKERIISDVIQSLEKSHRDILILRFYGEHSYKEIAGISGLPLGTVKSRIFNALKKCRILLREKGDLK